One genomic region from Homo sapiens chromosome 17 genomic scaffold, GRCh38.p14 alternate locus group ALT_REF_LOCI_2 HSCHR17_2_CTG5 encodes:
- the ARHGAP27 gene encoding rho GTPase-activating protein 27 isoform o (isoform o is encoded by transcript variant 15) yields the protein MQPGLSPGSPGDPRPPTPETDYPESLTSYPEEDYSPVGSFGEPGPTSPLTTPPGWSCHVSQDKQMLYTNHFTQEQWVRLEDPHGKPYFYNPEDSSVRWELPQVPVPAPRSIHKSSQDGDTPAQASPPEEKTKTLDKAGVLHRTKTADKGKRLRKKHWSASWTVLEGGVLTFFKDSKTSAAGGLRQPSKFSTPEYTVELRGATLSWAPKDKSSRKNVLELRSRDGSEYLIQHDSEAIISTWHKAIAQGIQELSAELPPEESESSRVDFGSSERLGSWQEKEEDARPNAAAPALGPVGLESDLSKVRHKLRKFLQRRPTLQSLREKGYIKDQVFGCALAALCERERSRVPRFVQQCIRAVEARGLDIDGLYRISGNLATIQKLRYKVDHDERLDLDDGRWEDVHVITGALKLFFRELPEPLFPFSHFRQFIAAIKLQDQARRSRCVRDLVRSLPAPNHDTLRMLFQHLCRVIEHGEQNRMSVQSVAIVFGPTLLRPEVEETSMPMTMVFQNQVVELILQQCADIFPPH from the exons CCCCCCACTCCCGAGACGGACTACCCCGAGTCGCTGACCAGTTACCCCGAGGAGGACTATTCTCCCGTGGGCTCTTTCGGTGAGCCCGGCCCTACCTCTCCCTTGACCACACCCCCCGGCTGGTCTTGTCATGTCAGCCAGGACAAGCAGATGCTCTACACCAACCACTTCACTCAGGAGCAG TGGGTGAGGCTGGAGGACCCCCACGGGAAGCCATACTTCTACAATCCAGAGGACTCCTCTGTTCGATGGGAGCTGCCCCAG gtccctgtccctgcccctcGAAGCATCCATAAATCCAGCCAGGATGGTGACACCCCAGCCCAGGCCAGCCCTCCAGAGGAGAAG aCCAAGACCTTGGACAAGGCAGGGGTGCTCCATCGCACCAAGACGGCAGACAAGGGAAAGCGGCTCCG GAAGAAGCACTGGAGTGCCTCCTGGACTGTGCTGGAGGGTGGCGTCCTGACATTCTTCAAGGACTCAAAGACCTCGGCTGCAGGCGGCCTG AGGCAGCCTTCCAAGTTTTCCACCCCTGAGTACACAGTGGAGCTGAGGGGGGCCACTCTCTCCTGGGCCCCCAAAGACAAATCCAGTAGGAAGAATGTGCTGGAG CTACGGAGCCGAGATGGCTCTGAGTACCTGATCCAGCACGACTCGGAGGCCATCATCAGCACCTGGCATAAGGCCATTGCTCAGGGCATCCAGGAGCTG TCCGCAGAGCTGCCCCCAGAGGAGAGCGAGAGCAGCAGAGTGGACTTCGGGTCGAGCGAGCGCTTGGGAAGCtggcaggagaaagaggaggacgCGCGACCGAATGCAG CCGCGCCCGCCCTGGGCCCCGTGGGCCTGGAGAGCGACTTGAGCAAGGTCCGGCACAAGCTCCGCAAGTTCCTCCAGAGGCGGCCCACACTGCAGTCGCTGCGGGAGAAGGGCTACATCAAAG ACCAGGTGTTCGGCTGCGCGCTGGCCGCGCTGTGTGAGCGCGAGAGGAGCCGGGTGCCACGCTTCGTGCAGCAGTGCATCCGCGCCGTCGAGGCCCGCG ggctggACATCGACGGGCTGTACCGCATCAGTGGAAACCTGGCCACCATCCAGAAGCTACGCTATAAGGTGGACCACG ATGAGCGCCTTGACCTGGATGACGGGCGCTGGGAGGACGTCCACGTTATCACCGGAGCCCTGAAGCTCTTCTTTCGGGAGCTGCCCGAGCCCCTCTTCCCCTTCTCGCACTTCCGCCAGTTCATTGCGGCCATCA AGTTGCAGGACCAGGCCCGGCGCAGCCGCTGTGTGCGTGACTTGGTGCGCTCGCTGCCCGCTCCCAACCACGACACTCTGCGGATGCTCTTCCAGCACCTCTGCCG GGTGATCGAGCACGGCGAGCAGAACCGCATGTCGGTGCAGAGCGTGGCCATTGTGTTCGGGCCCACGCTGCTGCGGCCCGAGGTGGAAGAGACCAGCATGCCCATGACCATGGTGTTCCAGAACCAGGTGGTGGAGCTCATCCTGCAGCAGTGCGCGGACATCTTCCCGCCGCACTGA
- the ARHGAP27 gene encoding rho GTPase-activating protein 27 isoform p (isoform p is encoded by transcript variant 16): MQPGLSPGSPGDPRPPTPETDYPESLTSYPEEDYSPVGSFGEPGPTSPLTTPPGWSCHVSQDKQMLYTNHFTQEQWVRLEDPHGKPYFYNPEDSSVRWELPQVPVPAPRSIHKSSQDGDTPAQASPPEEKVPAELDEVGSWEEVSPATAAVRTKTLDKAGVLHRTKTADKGKRLRKKHWSASWTVLEGGVLTFFKDSKTSAAGGLRQPSKFSTPEYTVELRGATLSWAPKDKSSRKNVLELRSRDGSEYLIQHDSEAIISTWHKAIAQGIQELSAELPPEESESSRVDFGSSERLGSWQEKEEDARPNAAAPALGPVGLESDLSKVRHKLRKFLQRRPTLQSLREKGYIKDQVFGCALAALCERERSRVPRFVQQCIRAVEARGLDIDGLYRISGNLATIQKLRYKVDHDERLDLDDGRWEDVHVITGALKLFFRELPEPLFPFSHFRQFIAAISEHLGQSCRTRPGAAAVCVTWCARCPLPTTTLCGCSSSTSAG, encoded by the exons CCCCCCACTCCCGAGACGGACTACCCCGAGTCGCTGACCAGTTACCCCGAGGAGGACTATTCTCCCGTGGGCTCTTTCGGTGAGCCCGGCCCTACCTCTCCCTTGACCACACCCCCCGGCTGGTCTTGTCATGTCAGCCAGGACAAGCAGATGCTCTACACCAACCACTTCACTCAGGAGCAG TGGGTGAGGCTGGAGGACCCCCACGGGAAGCCATACTTCTACAATCCAGAGGACTCCTCTGTTCGATGGGAGCTGCCCCAG gtccctgtccctgcccctcGAAGCATCCATAAATCCAGCCAGGATGGTGACACCCCAGCCCAGGCCAGCCCTCCAGAGGAGAAG GTCCCAGCAGAGCTGGATGAGGTTGGGAGCTGGGAGGAAGTCTCTCCTGCCACAGCTGCTGTGAGG aCCAAGACCTTGGACAAGGCAGGGGTGCTCCATCGCACCAAGACGGCAGACAAGGGAAAGCGGCTCCG GAAGAAGCACTGGAGTGCCTCCTGGACTGTGCTGGAGGGTGGCGTCCTGACATTCTTCAAGGACTCAAAGACCTCGGCTGCAGGCGGCCTG AGGCAGCCTTCCAAGTTTTCCACCCCTGAGTACACAGTGGAGCTGAGGGGGGCCACTCTCTCCTGGGCCCCCAAAGACAAATCCAGTAGGAAGAATGTGCTGGAG CTACGGAGCCGAGATGGCTCTGAGTACCTGATCCAGCACGACTCGGAGGCCATCATCAGCACCTGGCATAAGGCCATTGCTCAGGGCATCCAGGAGCTG TCCGCAGAGCTGCCCCCAGAGGAGAGCGAGAGCAGCAGAGTGGACTTCGGGTCGAGCGAGCGCTTGGGAAGCtggcaggagaaagaggaggacgCGCGACCGAATGCAG CCGCGCCCGCCCTGGGCCCCGTGGGCCTGGAGAGCGACTTGAGCAAGGTCCGGCACAAGCTCCGCAAGTTCCTCCAGAGGCGGCCCACACTGCAGTCGCTGCGGGAGAAGGGCTACATCAAAG ACCAGGTGTTCGGCTGCGCGCTGGCCGCGCTGTGTGAGCGCGAGAGGAGCCGGGTGCCACGCTTCGTGCAGCAGTGCATCCGCGCCGTCGAGGCCCGCG ggctggACATCGACGGGCTGTACCGCATCAGTGGAAACCTGGCCACCATCCAGAAGCTACGCTATAAGGTGGACCACG ATGAGCGCCTTGACCTGGATGACGGGCGCTGGGAGGACGTCCACGTTATCACCGGAGCCCTGAAGCTCTTCTTTCGGGAGCTGCCCGAGCCCCTCTTCCCCTTCTCGCACTTCCGCCAGTTCATTGCGGCCATCAGTGAGCACCTGGGGCAG AGTTGCAGGACCAGGCCCGGCGCAGCCGCTGTGTGCGTGACTTGGTGCGCTCGCTGCCCGCTCCCAACCACGACACTCTGCGGATGCTCTTCCAGCACCTCTGCCG GGTGA